The Paenibacillus macerans genome includes a window with the following:
- a CDS encoding ABC transporter ATP-binding protein: MLPVLELKDLDQVYVTDREAVLALKGMNLTVEPGEFISLVGPSGCGKTTLLSVMAGLLAPSRGEVLLHGKPVTKPTSKVGYMLQQDYLFPWRTILGNAVIGLELTGRLTRETTQTVRNLLAEMGLGDTASLYPGQLSGGMRQRVALVRTLATDPEVLLLDEPFSALDYQTKLQLEDLVAGTLKQRKKTGVLVTHDLSEAIAVSDRVIVLAPKPGRIRSMYTVPDNIRRALPFYAREEAGFNELFQEIWRDLETSDEGGGAIDAGGCNAFAGSGTLA; this comes from the coding sequence TTGTTGCCTGTCTTGGAACTGAAGGATCTGGATCAGGTTTACGTGACGGATCGGGAAGCCGTGCTAGCCTTGAAAGGGATGAATTTGACCGTGGAGCCCGGTGAATTCATCAGCCTGGTCGGTCCCAGCGGATGCGGAAAGACCACGCTGCTTTCCGTGATGGCCGGACTGCTGGCTCCTTCCCGGGGGGAAGTGCTGCTGCACGGCAAGCCGGTAACCAAACCGACCTCGAAAGTAGGCTACATGCTGCAGCAGGATTATTTGTTCCCGTGGCGGACCATCCTCGGCAACGCCGTGATCGGCCTTGAGCTCACCGGACGCTTGACCCGGGAAACGACGCAAACGGTACGGAACCTGCTGGCCGAGATGGGGCTTGGCGATACGGCCAGCCTGTACCCCGGCCAATTGTCGGGGGGCATGCGCCAGCGGGTGGCGCTGGTGCGGACGCTGGCCACCGATCCGGAGGTGCTGCTGCTCGACGAGCCGTTTTCGGCGCTCGATTACCAGACGAAGCTGCAGCTGGAGGATCTTGTCGCCGGCACGCTGAAGCAGCGGAAAAAAACGGGCGTGCTCGTGACGCATGATTTGTCCGAGGCGATCGCCGTCAGCGACCGGGTTATCGTGCTGGCTCCAAAGCCCGGCAGAATCCGGAGCATGTATACCGTTCCGGACAACATCCGCAGGGCCCTGCCTTTTTATGCCCGGGAGGAAGCGGGATTCAACGAATTGTTTCAGGAGATTTGGCGGGATCTCGAGACATCGGATGAAGGAGGAGGGGCCATTGATGCAGGCGGATGTAACGCGTTTGCCGGATCGGGAACGTTGGCTTAG
- a CDS encoding VOC family protein: MKPRITVITIGVDDLEKSVKFYRDGLGFPTEGIVGQEFEHGAVAFFDLEPGIRLALFSRKNLAHDAQIPQTAASPSEFTLGHNVSSKEEVDRVMKEAEQAGATITLAAHDTFWGGYSGYFQDPDGHLWEVVWNPAWEN; this comes from the coding sequence ATGAAACCGCGTATTACAGTCATTACGATCGGCGTGGACGACCTGGAGAAGTCGGTAAAATTTTACCGCGACGGTCTGGGATTCCCGACCGAAGGCATTGTCGGACAAGAATTTGAGCATGGCGCCGTGGCGTTTTTCGATTTGGAGCCGGGGATCCGGCTCGCCCTGTTCAGCCGCAAAAATTTGGCCCATGACGCGCAAATTCCCCAAACCGCGGCCAGTCCTTCCGAATTTACGCTGGGCCACAACGTAAGCAGCAAAGAAGAGGTGGACCGGGTCATGAAGGAAGCCGAACAGGCCGGCGCCACCATCACCCTGGCGGCGCACGACACGTTTTGGGGCGGGTATTCGGGTTATTTCCAAGACCCCGACGGCCATCTGTGGGAAGTTGTCTGGAATCCGGCTTGGGAGAATTAA
- a CDS encoding MalY/PatB family protein — MNYQFDERTQRKGTCSEKWDLGKKLFGDPDVLPLWVADMDFKCPPAVIGAVTERAKLGIYGYTTRPQEYLDAIIGWFGRRHGWQLNASWIANTPGVVPALSVAVQSLTEPGDAVILQSPVYNPFYDVIVKNGRQVAESPLVLQEGAYRMDYGHLESLMQQGAKLMLLCNPHNPGGRVWTKAELERLGELCGRYGVKVVSDEIHCDLVFPGNRHYPFASLSQQHADMTITCLAPSKTFNIPGLASSFTVISNPQLRQKFTDRIDALAIGSVNYFGPSATIAAYNESEDWLEAVLEYIGANRDFAVGFLAERLPMLIPVRSEGTYLLWIDCRALGLDGAALKRLMYKDAKVAFTEGSTYGRNGEGFLRVNLACSRELLAEALERFAAAVAAATK, encoded by the coding sequence ATGAATTATCAGTTTGACGAACGCACGCAACGCAAAGGAACATGTTCCGAAAAATGGGATCTCGGCAAAAAGCTGTTTGGCGATCCCGACGTGCTTCCCCTGTGGGTGGCCGATATGGATTTCAAATGCCCGCCGGCGGTGATCGGCGCGGTCACCGAACGGGCCAAGCTCGGAATCTATGGCTATACGACCAGACCTCAGGAATATCTGGATGCGATTATCGGCTGGTTTGGCAGACGGCACGGATGGCAGCTGAACGCTTCCTGGATTGCCAATACTCCCGGGGTCGTTCCTGCGCTAAGCGTCGCCGTTCAGTCGCTGACGGAACCTGGGGATGCCGTTATTTTGCAGTCCCCGGTTTATAACCCCTTTTACGATGTGATCGTGAAGAACGGGCGCCAGGTGGCCGAAAGTCCGCTGGTTTTGCAGGAGGGCGCCTACCGGATGGATTACGGGCATCTGGAAAGCTTAATGCAGCAAGGCGCCAAGCTGATGCTGCTCTGCAACCCGCACAATCCCGGCGGGCGAGTCTGGACGAAAGCGGAATTGGAACGGTTGGGAGAGCTTTGCGGCCGGTACGGGGTGAAGGTCGTATCGGATGAAATCCATTGCGATCTCGTGTTCCCCGGCAACCGCCATTATCCGTTCGCCTCGTTGTCCCAGCAGCATGCGGACATGACCATCACCTGCCTGGCGCCGTCCAAGACGTTTAACATTCCCGGACTGGCCAGTTCGTTCACCGTCATTTCCAACCCGCAGCTGCGGCAGAAATTCACCGACCGGATCGATGCCCTGGCCATCGGTTCGGTGAATTACTTCGGCCCTTCGGCCACGATCGCGGCCTATAATGAAAGCGAAGATTGGCTGGAAGCGGTGCTGGAATACATCGGGGCCAACCGGGATTTTGCGGTCGGTTTTTTGGCCGAGCGTCTGCCGATGCTGATCCCGGTCCGCTCGGAGGGAACCTACCTGCTCTGGATCGACTGCCGCGCTTTGGGACTTGACGGAGCCGCGTTGAAACGGTTGATGTACAAGGACGCCAAAGTTGCATTTACCGAAGGCTCCACATACGGGCGGAACGGCGAAGGTTTCCTGCGCGTCAACCTCGCCTGCTCGCGCGAGCTGCTGGCCGAAGCGCTGGAACGTTTCGCCGCGGCGGTGGCGGCGGCAACGAAATAA
- a CDS encoding ABC transporter substrate-binding protein — translation MIKRRTVLWLAAAVLLGAVFAGCGNGGQTQKVKVGEVTRSVFYAPQYVAFEKGFFKEEGLDVELQTTSGGDKTMTALLSGAVDVALVGAETSIYVYQQGSDDPVINFAQLTQTDGTFLVSREDVGEFDWEKLKGSVFLGQRKGGMPQMAGEFTLRKRGIDPHQDLELIQNIDFANITAAFASGTGQFVQLFEPQASIIEREGKGHVVASFGTESGKLPYTVFMTKQSYIQDQPEVVQKFTNAVHKAQRWVQEHTPEETAETIAPFFKDTDQDILASSVKRYLEQGTYAETPALAEDAWNNLLDVMESAGELNERVELKKLADNRFAEKAVQSASAAAGR, via the coding sequence ATGATAAAGCGCCGTACGGTGTTATGGCTGGCCGCCGCGGTGCTGCTGGGCGCGGTTTTTGCGGGCTGCGGCAATGGCGGCCAAACTCAGAAGGTAAAGGTCGGGGAAGTGACCCGTTCCGTTTTTTATGCCCCCCAATACGTTGCCTTTGAAAAAGGCTTCTTCAAGGAAGAGGGCCTCGATGTGGAGCTGCAAACGACGTCGGGCGGTGATAAAACGATGACCGCGCTGTTGTCCGGGGCTGTGGACGTGGCGCTGGTCGGGGCGGAAACATCGATTTACGTCTATCAGCAGGGTTCGGACGATCCGGTGATCAATTTTGCCCAACTGACGCAAACGGACGGAACTTTCCTTGTGTCCAGAGAGGATGTCGGCGAATTCGATTGGGAGAAATTGAAAGGGAGCGTTTTTCTCGGCCAGCGGAAAGGCGGCATGCCGCAAATGGCCGGCGAGTTCACCCTGCGCAAGCGGGGAATCGATCCGCATCAGGATTTGGAGCTGATTCAAAACATCGATTTCGCCAACATCACCGCCGCATTCGCCTCGGGCACCGGCCAGTTCGTCCAGCTGTTCGAGCCGCAAGCCTCCATCATCGAGCGGGAAGGAAAAGGCCATGTCGTCGCCTCCTTCGGTACGGAAAGCGGCAAATTGCCCTACACGGTCTTTATGACCAAACAAAGCTATATCCAAGATCAGCCGGAAGTGGTGCAGAAATTCACCAATGCGGTCCATAAGGCCCAGCGCTGGGTTCAGGAGCACACGCCGGAGGAAACGGCCGAAACGATCGCGCCTTTCTTCAAGGACACGGATCAGGATATTTTGGCCAGCTCCGTCAAGCGTTATTTGGAGCAGGGAACTTACGCCGAAACGCCGGCCTTGGCCGAGGATGCCTGGAACAATCTGCTTGATGTGATGGAAAGCGCCGGGGAATTAAACGAGCGGGTAGAGCTTAAGAAGCTGGCCGACAACCGGTTTGCCGAAAAAGCGGTACAATCCGCCTCCGCAGCAGCCGGCCGGTAA
- the cotE gene encoding outer spore coat protein CotE, producing MSLKYQSREVITKAICGKGRKFSTVTHTVTPPHKPSSILGAWIINHQYEAVAAGDGIEVIGTYDINIWYSYDKNSQTEVAKETVSYVENVPLNYLDARHRASTVEVSAEATQEPSTVEANVTGDGRVLIRVEREFAVELIAETKLNVLVVPGGIEDKDYDFGSELGDYEDLDPDLLDDEL from the coding sequence ATGTCATTGAAATATCAAAGTAGAGAGGTCATTACGAAAGCGATCTGCGGCAAAGGTCGTAAGTTCTCTACCGTAACACATACCGTGACTCCACCGCACAAACCGTCCAGTATTCTGGGGGCCTGGATTATCAATCACCAGTACGAGGCGGTCGCGGCGGGAGACGGAATTGAAGTTATTGGTACTTACGATATCAACATCTGGTATTCCTACGATAAAAATTCACAGACCGAGGTCGCCAAGGAAACCGTATCTTACGTCGAGAATGTGCCGCTGAACTACCTCGATGCGAGACATCGCGCCTCGACGGTCGAAGTTTCCGCGGAAGCCACGCAGGAACCGAGCACCGTCGAGGCCAACGTGACGGGAGACGGCCGCGTACTGATCCGCGTGGAGCGCGAGTTCGCGGTGGAACTGATCGCCGAAACGAAGCTGAACGTCCTTGTCGTGCCGGGGGGCATTGAAGACAAGGATTATGATTTCGGCTCCGAGCTGGGGGACTACGAAGATCTGGATCCCGATCTCCTCGACGACGAACTGTAA
- a CDS encoding carboxypeptidase M32: protein MKQETAEKWGLFRGLLQKIQSYHEAVALMNWDLRTGAPRKGAETRAKSIGLLSTEAFKMETSPEMGEYLAYLSQPAVMDELDDTQRRMVLDVQEEYERSVKIPPEKFQAYTELTAHAETLWEDFKENADFPGFEPYLTQIVEKTQEFIDYWGPKATRYDTLLHMYEPDLTVEKLDQVFGQLRDRLVPLVAAVTNAPNKPEAAFLKQRYDVGPQEKFSLFLLEQIGYDFEAGRVDETVHPFETTINHGDVRITTNYKQNDVASAIFSSLHEGGHALYEQNVADELAETPLGQGTSMGIHESQSRFWENVIGRSREFWNRYFGELQQHFPEQLKDVTAEMFYLAVNRAENSLIRIEADELTYNLHIIIRYEIEKMLFNEGLPVSELPKVWNEKYQTYLGLTPPDDGVGVLQDVHWSGGLFGYFPSYALGNMYAAQIAGTLRKEMPELDALVEAGNFQPIKEWLTDKIYKYGKSRKPAEIIKAVTGEDLNPDYLADYLEQKFKSIYGL from the coding sequence ATGAAACAAGAAACGGCGGAAAAGTGGGGACTTTTTCGCGGACTTCTGCAAAAAATTCAGAGCTATCATGAGGCGGTCGCGCTGATGAACTGGGATTTGCGCACCGGCGCGCCGAGAAAAGGGGCGGAAACCCGCGCGAAATCGATCGGGCTGTTGTCGACGGAGGCGTTCAAAATGGAAACTTCGCCGGAAATGGGAGAGTATCTCGCCTATTTAAGCCAGCCGGCGGTTATGGACGAACTGGACGATACCCAGCGGAGAATGGTGCTTGACGTGCAGGAGGAGTATGAGCGCAGCGTTAAAATTCCGCCGGAAAAGTTCCAAGCGTACACCGAACTGACAGCGCATGCCGAAACGCTATGGGAGGATTTCAAGGAAAACGCCGATTTTCCAGGTTTTGAACCTTATTTGACGCAAATCGTGGAGAAAACCCAGGAATTCATCGATTATTGGGGACCGAAAGCGACCCGTTACGATACGCTCTTACATATGTATGAACCCGATTTGACCGTGGAGAAGCTGGATCAAGTGTTCGGACAGCTGCGCGACCGGCTCGTGCCGCTTGTCGCGGCGGTGACGAACGCGCCGAACAAGCCGGAGGCGGCGTTCCTGAAGCAGCGGTACGACGTAGGGCCGCAGGAGAAGTTCAGCTTGTTCCTGTTGGAGCAAATCGGCTACGATTTCGAGGCCGGGCGGGTCGACGAAACCGTGCATCCGTTCGAAACGACGATCAATCACGGCGATGTGCGGATTACGACGAATTACAAACAAAATGACGTGGCCAGCGCGATTTTCAGCTCGCTGCACGAAGGCGGGCACGCGTTGTACGAACAAAACGTGGCCGATGAGCTCGCCGAAACGCCGCTGGGGCAGGGAACGTCGATGGGCATTCACGAATCGCAGTCGCGGTTCTGGGAGAACGTTATCGGCCGCAGCCGGGAGTTCTGGAACCGGTATTTTGGCGAGTTGCAGCAGCATTTCCCCGAGCAGCTTAAAGACGTGACCGCGGAGATGTTTTACCTGGCGGTGAACCGCGCGGAAAATTCGCTGATCCGGATCGAAGCGGATGAACTGACCTATAATCTGCATATCATCATTCGCTATGAGATCGAGAAGATGCTCTTTAATGAAGGGCTGCCGGTCAGCGAACTGCCTAAAGTGTGGAACGAGAAGTACCAGACTTATCTCGGCTTGACGCCGCCGGACGACGGGGTTGGCGTATTGCAGGACGTGCATTGGTCGGGCGGGCTGTTCGGCTACTTCCCTTCCTATGCGCTCGGCAACATGTATGCCGCCCAAATCGCAGGCACGCTGCGCAAGGAAATGCCGGAGCTCGACGCCTTAGTGGAGGCCGGCAACTTCCAGCCGATCAAGGAATGGCTGACCGACAAAATCTACAAATACGGGAAAAGCCGCAAGCCGGCGGAAATTATCAAGGCGGTGACCGGAGAAGATCTGAATCCGGACTACTTGGCCGATTACCTGGAACAAAAATTCAAAAGCATCTACGGGCTGTAA
- a CDS encoding AraC family transcriptional regulator, which yields MPTHLHTLFQPKQANGRDPAYRYRELPPSPMLAPFVSCYWQSEPAGEGDSVREHQIQDPRLNLNRSLRHKNKPIDRVIPDGCSDILFSHDLKRGRYSVLFCGLSDEPFAIRYDRDYPLCNFGIRFFPGAAYALLGLPLGELTNTLVALDLIWPGMTDETASRIFAETSFRGRVHIAEQFLLSAMWMDGAGGENQFRNLLHRILVSGGKMSVRELAKQEVISARQMNRIFLNRIGTSPKKFSEIVRFQAVIQSIRNPPEMDGASLALKHGYFDQAHMIREFKRYYGCSPMTAVREFGGVSDFYNTLPHAAD from the coding sequence ATGCCGACGCATCTCCATACGCTTTTTCAACCCAAACAGGCCAACGGAAGAGATCCGGCTTACCGATACCGCGAGCTGCCCCCCTCCCCGATGCTGGCTCCGTTCGTCTCCTGTTATTGGCAGAGCGAACCTGCTGGCGAAGGAGACTCCGTGCGGGAACATCAAATCCAAGATCCGCGGCTGAACTTAAACCGGTCTCTTCGGCACAAGAACAAGCCGATTGACCGGGTAATCCCGGACGGCTGCAGCGATATTTTATTTTCGCATGATCTTAAGCGGGGTCGCTACAGCGTGCTGTTTTGCGGATTATCGGACGAGCCGTTTGCGATTCGTTACGACCGGGACTATCCCCTGTGCAACTTCGGCATCCGTTTTTTTCCCGGAGCAGCCTACGCGCTGCTCGGTTTGCCGCTCGGGGAACTTACCAACACACTCGTTGCGCTTGATCTCATTTGGCCGGGAATGACGGACGAGACGGCATCCCGAATATTTGCGGAGACTTCGTTTCGCGGCAGGGTTCACATTGCCGAACAATTCCTGCTGTCCGCTATGTGGATGGATGGGGCTGGAGGTGAAAACCAGTTTCGAAATCTGCTGCACCGCATTTTGGTTTCCGGAGGAAAAATGAGCGTCCGCGAGTTGGCTAAACAAGAGGTGATCAGCGCGCGCCAAATGAACCGGATATTCCTGAACCGGATCGGGACGAGCCCTAAAAAGTTCAGTGAAATCGTGCGCTTTCAGGCGGTAATCCAATCCATCCGGAATCCCCCCGAAATGGACGGAGCCTCCCTTGCTCTCAAGCACGGTTATTTTGATCAAGCGCATATGATCCGTGAGTTTAAGCGATATTACGGTTGTTCTCCGATGACGGCGGTGCGGGAATTCGGGGGCGTGTCCGATTTTTACAATACGCTCCCCCATGCGGCCGACTAA
- a CDS encoding putative amidoligase domain-containing protein, whose translation MNREKYTVLKIRVASEEAKTRLTQALERSGGRYRVIRPFGAERTERLRGKRKSRAERRGAWIHYGPEEAYWGGGVQEIVLNRSCVVTPQRPPEDASRRLRAAGISVSEALRPLSSGSGMELPPRRFIRRYAVSVFHLRALEARPLGRSGHALQFPANGPAPGSVLWKRLESTAVRALYALGLDMGEVVIAAGEEGRFTVEALSLAPEVPDLRQAGLFARAIREAMEELEQAGEAAQEPLIGMDPEFLLVNPATGKVIPASRYLSRHGAAGCDVLRYRGRRMFPLAELRPQPGHDPRETIVHLMRAFRAAGEAIDDRELVWQAGAMPQRGFPLGGHLHFSGVPLTSELLRTFDNYLALPLAVLEDGRSHRRRPRYGFLGDVRRKDYGGFEYRTLPSFLISPLVAKGTVALARLIAENAGQLNRRPLEKTAVFTAFYAGRQQELRSVLPPLIQDLRAAAAYPRYESYIAPLLEAVLSGRTWDESADIRPLWNLQIRS comes from the coding sequence GTGAACAGGGAAAAATATACCGTGCTTAAAATCCGCGTCGCTTCGGAAGAAGCCAAAACGCGTCTGACGCAGGCTTTGGAGCGAAGCGGCGGCCGTTATCGAGTGATTCGCCCTTTCGGGGCGGAACGTACGGAAAGGCTTCGCGGCAAACGAAAAAGCCGCGCAGAGCGCCGCGGCGCCTGGATTCATTACGGACCGGAGGAGGCCTACTGGGGCGGCGGGGTACAGGAGATCGTGCTTAACCGTTCCTGCGTTGTAACGCCGCAGCGGCCGCCGGAGGACGCGAGCCGCCGTTTGCGGGCAGCCGGGATCAGCGTATCGGAAGCGCTGCGGCCGCTATCTTCAGGCTCCGGCATGGAGCTGCCGCCGCGCCGGTTTATCCGGCGGTACGCGGTAAGCGTGTTTCACCTGCGCGCCCTGGAGGCCCGGCCGCTCGGACGGAGCGGGCATGCGCTGCAATTCCCCGCCAACGGGCCGGCCCCGGGCTCCGTGCTGTGGAAAAGGCTGGAGTCCACGGCGGTCCGGGCTTTATACGCGCTGGGGCTGGATATGGGAGAGGTCGTGATCGCGGCCGGAGAAGAAGGCCGCTTTACGGTGGAAGCCCTCTCCCTGGCGCCGGAGGTGCCGGACCTGCGGCAAGCCGGCCTGTTCGCCCGGGCGATCCGCGAAGCGATGGAAGAGCTGGAGCAAGCCGGCGAAGCCGCGCAGGAGCCGCTGATCGGGATGGACCCGGAATTTTTGCTGGTGAATCCGGCCACCGGCAAAGTGATCCCGGCCTCGCGCTACCTCAGCCGCCATGGCGCTGCCGGGTGCGACGTGCTGCGTTACCGCGGGCGCCGCATGTTTCCGCTCGCCGAGCTGCGACCGCAGCCGGGACATGATCCGCGCGAAACCATCGTTCACCTGATGCGCGCTTTTCGCGCGGCGGGCGAAGCGATCGATGACCGGGAGCTTGTCTGGCAGGCCGGAGCCATGCCGCAGCGAGGGTTTCCGCTCGGCGGACATCTTCACTTCAGCGGCGTTCCGCTGACGAGCGAGCTGCTGCGGACCTTTGACAACTATTTGGCGCTGCCGCTTGCGGTGCTGGAGGATGGCCGCAGCCATCGCCGCCGTCCGCGCTACGGGTTTCTCGGCGACGTCCGCCGCAAAGATTACGGCGGCTTCGAGTACCGGACGCTGCCCAGCTTTTTGATTTCCCCGCTGGTGGCCAAAGGGACCGTCGCTCTGGCCCGCCTCATCGCCGAAAACGCCGGACAGCTCAATCGCAGGCCGCTGGAGAAAACGGCCGTTTTCACCGCGTTTTACGCCGGCCGGCAGCAGGAACTGCGGTCCGTTTTGCCCCCGCTGATCCAAGATCTCCGCGCCGCCGCCGCTTATCCCCGCTACGAAAGCTATATCGCTCCTCTCCTGGAAGCGGTCCTGTCCGGGCGAACCTGGGACGAAAGCGCCGATATCCGGCCGTTATGGAATTTGCAAATTCGTTCGTAA
- a CDS encoding beta-class carbonic anhydrase, translating into MTQLDTILEFNRKFVADKEYEKYMTDKFPEKKMAIVTCMDTRLVELLPKAMNLRNGDVKLIKNAGALISHPFGSVMRSLLVAIYELRAQEVYIVGHTGCGMAALNSDQMIGSMRERGISEDVLNTLEHSGIKLNEWLRGVDNEKQGVIQTVNLVKNHPLLPAGVPVHGMLIDSTTGELEVVVNGYEE; encoded by the coding sequence ATGACCCAACTTGATACTATCCTGGAGTTTAACCGTAAATTCGTCGCCGATAAAGAATACGAAAAATACATGACGGACAAGTTCCCCGAGAAAAAAATGGCCATCGTCACCTGTATGGATACGCGGCTCGTGGAGCTGCTCCCGAAAGCGATGAACCTGCGCAACGGCGATGTCAAGTTGATCAAAAACGCAGGGGCGCTCATTTCCCATCCCTTCGGCAGCGTCATGCGCAGCTTGCTGGTTGCGATTTACGAGCTGCGCGCGCAAGAAGTATACATCGTGGGCCATACCGGATGCGGCATGGCTGCGCTGAATTCCGATCAAATGATCGGTTCGATGCGCGAACGCGGCATTTCCGAAGACGTGCTGAACACGCTGGAACATTCCGGCATCAAACTAAACGAGTGGCTGCGCGGCGTTGACAATGAGAAGCAAGGTGTTATTCAAACCGTGAACCTGGTCAAAAATCATCCGCTTCTCCCTGCCGGCGTTCCCGTTCACGGGATGCTGATCGACTCCACGACGGGAGAACTGGAAGTCGTCGTCAACGGTTACGAAGAGTAG
- a CDS encoding iron-sulfur cluster biosynthesis family protein — MKVTLNTAAEKLIRTSLADKPGMLRIVYDTENCGCGMSGVPGLQLVSKPGDYDIPLENDAYPFWIDRMQAVFFEEDLTLSGEETTGTFRLDGRSQFYKSNIRLVDRR; from the coding sequence ATGAAAGTAACTCTTAATACGGCGGCGGAAAAGCTTATCCGGACGTCCCTCGCCGATAAGCCGGGCATGCTGCGCATCGTGTATGATACGGAAAACTGCGGCTGCGGCATGAGCGGGGTTCCCGGTCTGCAGCTCGTCTCCAAGCCGGGCGATTACGATATCCCCTTGGAAAACGACGCCTATCCGTTCTGGATCGACCGGATGCAGGCCGTTTTTTTTGAAGAAGATCTGACCTTAAGCGGCGAAGAAACGACCGGAACCTTTCGGCTTGACGGCAGGTCGCAATTTTACAAATCGAATATTCGCCTGGTAGACCGGCGGTAA
- a CDS encoding aromatic acid exporter family protein: MRIVKTAIATLLAILIAEFTGVDGALSAGLLAILGVDVTRKRSLVTISARFFASILGLILAFILFYVLGFHIWVLAIYILIAFPLIAKARFKEGIVTSSVVVFRVFGGEEVSWHVMLTQVELLIIGLGSALLVNFLYMPKPEEKLMEIRRQVDGRFSVIFRQIAASLRDPYHLWDGKELTEAAKLVDEGLSAARRAVENQMIFPNEAWTVYFYMRKQQLDRIEGMLELISQVYQRMPQGEIAALLFDRLSIDVSQEEYTGITERMLAELEQQFKTMELPSTREEFEIRSAILQLCRELSLYLEVSKKSKAPLPLKAAGRKKTLLGR, from the coding sequence ATGCGCATTGTTAAAACGGCTATTGCTACGCTGCTCGCGATTCTGATCGCGGAATTTACCGGGGTGGACGGGGCGCTGTCCGCGGGCCTGCTGGCCATTCTCGGGGTGGATGTGACCCGCAAGCGCAGTCTTGTGACGATCTCGGCGCGTTTTTTCGCCTCGATTTTGGGACTGATTCTGGCCTTTATCCTGTTTTACGTGCTGGGATTCCATATTTGGGTGCTGGCGATTTATATTTTGATCGCCTTCCCGCTGATTGCCAAAGCCCGCTTTAAAGAAGGCATCGTGACCAGCTCGGTCGTCGTGTTCCGGGTGTTTGGCGGGGAGGAGGTTTCCTGGCACGTCATGCTGACTCAGGTCGAGCTGTTGATCATCGGCCTCGGCTCGGCGCTGCTGGTCAATTTCCTGTACATGCCGAAACCGGAGGAGAAGCTCATGGAAATCCGGCGGCAGGTGGACGGGCGGTTTTCCGTCATTTTTCGGCAAATCGCCGCCTCGCTGCGCGACCCGTATCATCTATGGGACGGCAAAGAGCTGACGGAAGCGGCTAAACTTGTGGATGAAGGCTTGTCCGCCGCTAGGCGCGCCGTGGAAAATCAGATGATCTTTCCGAACGAGGCCTGGACGGTGTATTTTTATATGCGCAAACAGCAGCTGGACCGGATTGAAGGCATGCTGGAGCTAATCTCGCAAGTGTACCAGCGGATGCCGCAAGGAGAGATTGCCGCCCTGCTGTTCGACCGCCTGAGCATTGACGTAAGTCAAGAGGAATATACCGGTATTACCGAGCGGATGCTGGCCGAGCTGGAGCAGCAGTTCAAAACGATGGAGCTGCCGTCGACCCGCGAGGAATTTGAAATCCGTTCGGCGATATTGCAGCTGTGCCGCGAGCTATCTTTATATCTCGAAGTTTCGAAAAAAAGCAAGGCGCCGCTCCCCTTGAAAGCGGCCGGGCGGAAAAAAACGCTGTTGGGCCGCTGA
- a CDS encoding ABC transporter permease yields MKRMVLAVQIFLLLLLIGWWELAGRMKWIDVLIFSYPSKVARQIFKDAASGELWPHLAMTVGETAVGFLLGTLLGTLLAVLIWWSPFLSKVLDPYMVVFNSMPKVALGPIFIVMFGAGFTAIVVTTLSITVIVTTLVVFNSFNEVDANLVKVIRTFGGNRRDVFMKAILPASFPTIVSTLKVNVGMAWVGVIVGEFLVAKIGLGYLIVYGFQVFNFTLVLSSLVIIAVVATAMYQLVVYIERKLVRER; encoded by the coding sequence ATGAAGCGGATGGTGCTGGCGGTCCAAATCTTTCTGCTGCTGCTGTTAATCGGATGGTGGGAGCTTGCCGGCCGGATGAAGTGGATTGATGTGCTGATCTTCAGCTATCCGTCCAAGGTGGCAAGGCAAATATTCAAAGATGCGGCGAGCGGCGAGCTGTGGCCGCATCTGGCGATGACGGTCGGCGAGACGGCGGTCGGATTTTTGCTGGGCACGCTGCTCGGGACGCTGCTCGCCGTGCTGATTTGGTGGTCGCCTTTTCTGTCCAAGGTGCTTGATCCGTATATGGTCGTCTTCAACAGCATGCCGAAGGTGGCCTTAGGGCCGATTTTTATCGTCATGTTCGGAGCCGGCTTCACCGCCATCGTCGTGACGACGCTGTCGATCACCGTGATCGTGACGACGCTGGTCGTGTTCAACAGCTTCAATGAAGTCGACGCCAACCTTGTCAAGGTCATTCGCACATTCGGAGGAAATCGGCGCGACGTGTTTATGAAGGCGATCTTGCCGGCGTCGTTTCCGACCATCGTCTCGACGTTGAAGGTGAATGTCGGCATGGCTTGGGTCGGCGTCATCGTCGGCGAATTCCTCGTCGCCAAAATCGGGCTCGGCTATCTGATCGTCTACGGGTTTCAGGTGTTTAACTTTACGCTGGTATTATCCAGCCTGGTCATTATCGCGGTCGTCGCCACGGCGATGTATCAACTGGTCGTTTATATCGAACGGAAGCTGGTTCGGGAGCGGTAA